A single region of the Streptomyces sp. NBC_01262 genome encodes:
- a CDS encoding fatty acyl-AMP ligase, giving the protein MRTNSLTLPDHLRHWAETTPARRAFTFVDHPTYDSRGVHRTLTWRRLHVRTEAVAARIARTTTPGDRVALLCPQGPDFVIGFLGALSAGRVAVPMFTPDLPGHGDRLAAVLADARPSAVLTTRDRLETVRSFLVDRRIPALVLATDLVPDDEDGEADRWEPPELETGSTAYLQYTSGSTRVPAGVEISHANVVANARQALTAYDADEQPITTVGWLPLYHDMGLVLSIAAPVVRGLLSVLMDPADFLQRPARWLRLLAAHPRATSAAPNFAYDYCVSAIGEEEKAGLRLDGVHALLNGSEPVRPATAERFHAAFAAQGLPGTAHCPSYGLAEATVFVCAARPGEPLRRFVLDRDALAAGKALPVALGDPAAVDLAGCGEPADQQVRIVDPARSTALGEGEVGEIWVQGPNVGRGYWNRDPQTRRAFHAALHGAPGTWLRTGDLGTMVDGQLLVTGRLKDLVIVDGRNHYPQDLEATAQDAHPAVRRDRLAAFAVGLDDGTEGLVIVAEHGRALAAADRAPEEVARAVRAAVSARHGLRVRDFVLVPPGTVPRTSSGKVSRSLTRTRYLGGAYASAGAGGDAA; this is encoded by the coding sequence ATGCGCACGAACTCCCTGACCCTGCCCGACCATCTGCGGCACTGGGCCGAGACCACCCCCGCCCGCCGCGCCTTCACCTTCGTCGACCATCCCACGTACGACTCGCGCGGCGTCCACCGCACCCTCACCTGGCGGCGCCTGCACGTGCGGACCGAGGCCGTCGCCGCCCGGATCGCCCGGACCACCACCCCGGGCGACCGGGTCGCCCTGCTCTGCCCGCAGGGCCCGGACTTCGTCATCGGCTTTCTCGGCGCGCTCAGCGCGGGCCGCGTCGCGGTGCCGATGTTCACCCCCGACCTGCCCGGGCACGGCGACCGGCTCGCCGCCGTACTCGCCGACGCCCGCCCCTCGGCGGTGCTCACCACCCGCGACCGTCTCGAAACCGTACGGTCCTTCCTCGTGGACCGGCGGATACCGGCCCTTGTGCTGGCCACGGACCTCGTCCCGGATGACGAGGACGGCGAGGCCGACCGCTGGGAGCCGCCGGAGCTGGAGACCGGATCCACCGCCTACCTTCAGTACACCTCGGGATCCACCCGGGTTCCGGCCGGCGTCGAGATCTCGCACGCCAATGTCGTGGCCAACGCCCGCCAGGCGCTGACCGCCTACGACGCCGACGAACAGCCCATCACCACCGTCGGCTGGCTGCCGCTCTACCACGACATGGGCCTGGTGCTCAGCATCGCCGCCCCCGTCGTGCGCGGGCTGCTGTCGGTCCTCATGGATCCCGCCGACTTCCTCCAGCGCCCCGCCCGCTGGCTGCGGCTGCTCGCCGCCCACCCCCGGGCCACCAGCGCCGCGCCCAACTTCGCGTACGACTACTGCGTCTCGGCGATCGGCGAGGAGGAGAAGGCCGGGCTGCGCCTCGACGGCGTCCACGCCCTCCTCAACGGCAGCGAGCCGGTACGCCCCGCCACCGCCGAGCGCTTCCACGCCGCCTTCGCCGCGCAGGGGCTGCCGGGCACCGCGCACTGCCCCTCCTACGGACTCGCCGAAGCCACCGTCTTCGTCTGCGCAGCCCGCCCCGGCGAACCTCTGCGCCGCTTCGTGCTCGACCGCGACGCGCTGGCCGCCGGCAAGGCACTGCCCGTCGCCCTCGGCGACCCGGCGGCCGTCGACCTGGCGGGCTGCGGCGAGCCGGCCGACCAGCAGGTGCGGATCGTCGACCCGGCCCGGAGCACCGCGCTGGGGGAGGGCGAGGTCGGCGAGATCTGGGTCCAGGGCCCCAACGTCGGCCGGGGCTACTGGAACCGGGACCCGCAGACCCGCCGGGCCTTCCACGCCGCCCTGCACGGGGCCCCGGGCACCTGGCTGCGCACCGGCGACCTCGGCACGATGGTGGACGGGCAGCTCCTGGTCACCGGCCGCCTGAAGGACCTGGTCATCGTGGACGGCCGCAACCACTACCCCCAGGACCTCGAAGCCACCGCCCAGGACGCCCACCCCGCCGTCCGCCGCGACCGTCTCGCCGCCTTCGCCGTCGGCCTCGACGACGGTACGGAAGGCCTGGTCATCGTCGCCGAGCACGGCCGCGCCCTGGCCGCCGCCGACCGTGCCCCCGAAGAGGTCGCCCGCGCCGTCCGCGCTGCCGTCTCCGCCCGCCACGGGCTGCGCGTGAGGGACTTCGTCCTCGTCCCGCCGGGCACGGTCCCGCGCACCTCCAGCGGCAAGGTGTCCCGGTCGCTGACCCGTACGCGCTATCTGGGCGGGGCGTACGCGTCCGCGGGCGCGGGAGGTGACGCCGCGTGA
- a CDS encoding acyl-CoA carboxylase subunit beta, which translates to MTSIAETSRADSTARRVADLARRREQAGAPGSPRAVARQRERGRLTARTRIERLMDAGSFTETDVFVRARPTGDEGTRPYGDGVITGYGTVDGRQVCVFAQDATVFGGSMGEAFGEKVVKIMDLALRTGCPVIGLNDSGGARIQEGVASLALYAELVRRNVQGSGVIPQISVIMGPCAGGAAYSPAITDFTVMVDGTSHMFVTGPDVIEAVTGERTTAEELGGARTSNEANGNAHFLAEDEDDALDTVRDLLSYLPANNRERPPEYAPPAPAGPADPALDGVVPDRPGLAYDMGEIVRAVVDDGELLQVHELFAPNILCALARVEGRSVGVVANQPLHAAGVLDIDASEKAARFVRFCDAFGIPLLTFTDVPGYLSGASQEQAGIIRRGAKLLYAYAEATVPKVTVVIRKAYGGGYAVMGSKHLGADVNLAWPTARIAVMGAEGAVSVLHRRELAAAADPEALRARLIERYETTYATPYAAAERGYIDAVIAPRDTRAHICRALRALRTKRVAVPDRRHGNIPL; encoded by the coding sequence GTGACGAGTATCGCGGAAACGTCCCGTGCGGACAGCACGGCGCGGCGCGTCGCCGATCTGGCGCGCCGCCGGGAACAGGCGGGCGCTCCCGGCTCGCCCCGGGCCGTGGCACGGCAGCGGGAGCGCGGGCGGCTGACGGCGCGGACCCGGATCGAGCGGCTCATGGACGCGGGGTCGTTCACGGAGACCGATGTCTTCGTACGGGCCAGGCCCACCGGGGACGAGGGGACACGGCCGTACGGCGACGGCGTGATCACCGGCTACGGAACCGTCGACGGACGCCAGGTCTGTGTGTTCGCACAGGACGCCACCGTGTTCGGCGGGAGCATGGGCGAGGCCTTCGGCGAGAAGGTCGTCAAGATCATGGACCTGGCGCTGAGGACCGGCTGCCCGGTCATCGGCCTCAACGACTCCGGGGGCGCCCGCATCCAGGAGGGCGTCGCCTCGCTCGCCCTCTACGCTGAGCTGGTCCGCCGCAATGTGCAGGGCTCGGGGGTCATTCCGCAGATCTCGGTGATCATGGGCCCGTGTGCGGGCGGGGCCGCGTACTCACCGGCGATCACCGACTTCACGGTCATGGTGGACGGCACCTCGCACATGTTCGTCACGGGCCCGGACGTCATCGAGGCCGTGACGGGGGAGCGTACGACCGCCGAGGAGCTGGGCGGCGCCCGGACCAGCAACGAGGCCAACGGCAACGCGCACTTCCTCGCCGAGGACGAGGACGACGCCCTCGACACCGTGCGCGACCTGCTGTCCTATCTGCCGGCCAACAACCGTGAACGGCCGCCCGAATACGCCCCGCCCGCCCCTGCCGGCCCCGCCGATCCGGCGTTGGACGGCGTGGTCCCGGACCGGCCCGGCCTGGCCTACGACATGGGCGAGATCGTCCGCGCGGTCGTCGACGACGGCGAACTGCTCCAGGTGCACGAGCTGTTCGCGCCCAACATCCTGTGCGCCCTGGCCCGCGTCGAGGGCCGATCGGTCGGCGTCGTCGCCAACCAGCCGCTGCACGCCGCCGGAGTCCTGGACATCGACGCCTCCGAGAAGGCGGCCCGCTTCGTGCGCTTCTGCGACGCCTTCGGCATCCCGCTGCTGACCTTCACCGACGTCCCCGGCTATCTGTCCGGGGCGAGCCAGGAGCAGGCCGGGATCATCCGGCGCGGCGCCAAGCTGCTGTACGCGTACGCCGAGGCCACCGTCCCCAAGGTCACCGTCGTCATCCGCAAGGCCTACGGCGGCGGATACGCGGTCATGGGCTCCAAGCACCTCGGCGCCGACGTCAACCTCGCCTGGCCCACCGCCCGGATCGCCGTGATGGGCGCCGAGGGCGCGGTCAGCGTGCTGCACCGCCGCGAACTCGCCGCGGCCGCGGACCCCGAAGCCCTGCGCGCCCGACTGATCGAGCGTTACGAGACCACCTACGCCACCCCCTACGCGGCCGCCGAGCGCGGCTACATCGACGCCGTCATCGCCCCGCGCGACACCCGGGCGCACATCTGCCGCGCGCTGCGCGCCCTGCGCACCAAGCGTGTCGCCGTCCCCGACCGGCGGCACGGCAACATCCCGCTGTGA
- a CDS encoding DUF5302 domain-containing protein: MEAEASDQTREVPEVDNAVPEAPEAAEDDVKRKFREALERKRNGGAAAAAGGAGRDGSKIHGAHGRAGGQREFRRKSG; encoded by the coding sequence ATGGAAGCGGAAGCTTCGGACCAGACGCGCGAGGTGCCCGAGGTCGACAACGCGGTGCCCGAGGCGCCGGAGGCGGCGGAGGACGACGTCAAGCGCAAATTCCGGGAGGCACTGGAGCGCAAGCGCAACGGAGGCGCGGCGGCCGCGGCCGGGGGCGCGGGCCGGGACGGCTCGAAGATCCACGGAGCGCACGGCCGGGCCGGCGGGCAGCGCGAGTTCCGCCGTAAGAGCGGCTGA